The DNA sequence GACGTGATCGTGCACACCGAACCGCACGATCCCGCAATCCTCGAACGCTACAACCGCGCCCTCGCCGACTACCGCACCACCGGCGGCGCCGGGTAGGCGAAAAGCACTTCAGTTGAGGCTCCCCCTCACCCGCCGGGCAGCCGCGTTGTGATCAAATGTCGAACACTTTCGACGGACACGCCGGTGAGATCGCTCCCAACGCGCCCGCGCGATCCATCTGTTCGACATTTGGTAATTCGAACCGGCCCGGACACGCCGAACGGAACCACGCATAAAAAAGCGGTGCCGCACCCCGTAAGGAGTGCGGCACCGCTGTGCAAACGCGTTATGCGAACAGGGCTGCGATCGCGGGCACCGAGAGGGCCGCGACGTAGTAACCCATGAACTGAACGCCGGTGTGCATCTGGAACAGCTTGTTCAGCAGGCCTCCCACCAGACCGATCGTCAGGGCGACGAGCAGTGCGATGATGCCGCCTTCGTAGAGGCAGATGACCGCGATCAGACCGGCGAATGCGCCGATGATCGCTTCGTGCGAAACCTTCGTCATGATCCACTTCGCGGCGCGGTGCGCCTGGGTCATGGCGAACGGGTACGTGATGAGTACGGCGATCAGCACGGCGATGAGGCCGAAGATCAGGAACTGCCACGGGTTCAGCATGTCGTGCAGGTTGTTGGTCGCACCCGTTTCGGCGTCGATCGTGAAGACCGGCGGCGCGTTGAACAGCGGGTTTGCGGGGCCAGCAGCCATCGGCGACAGCGGCAGACCAATCGCAATCAGCGGAATCAGCGTCTCAGCAATGTAGGTCGACTCCGTGGTTCCGTTCTTCACGGCCATCATCGTCGTGAGACGGCGGTAGCCGTTCTTAACGCGACCACCGAAGGTCTCACCCATGAGCACCGTCATGGCGACGGGCGAGAACACGAACGTTGCGCTCGAGATCACGGCTGCACCAGCGGTGCCACCGATCTGTCCGCGGTCGAGGACCTTGAGCGGGTTGGGCATGCGGCCCTTCCACGTGCGTACGTCACCGGCGAGCTCGAACTCACGCGGCTTGTCGCGCTTCAGCAGCTTGCGGCCACCGGGCGACGATGCGAGCACGAGGTCTGCGATCAGCGGGCCGATCGCAATACCGAGGAAGAACGAGATCGACAGGCCCTTGCCCAGCACGCCCGTCGCCCAGCCCTGCAGACCGACAACGATCAGCACGAACGGGATGAGGGCGATGAGAGCCGCCCAGCGACCCTTCGACAGCACAGCAATGAGAATTGCTGCCGCGAGGAACAACCACGGAGCGATCGCGCTAATGACGTCGGAGAACGGCGTCAGAATCATCGCGAACAGCACGGCCATCGGCACAGCGATGATTGCAGCGAGCACACCACCCGAGATGGCCTTGCGCAGCGCGATGTGCGGAACACCGAGCTCGCGCAGCATCTGTGCGTCACGCAACAGCGGCGCGGCCAACGTGTCGCCCGGAATACCGAGCAGGGTCGTGGGAATCGCGTGCGTGATGTGCTTGGCGGTAATCGCCGACATGAAGAAGGCGAACACACCAACCGGCGGCACGCCGAGCAGAATCACCATGAGCGTCAGTGGCGCAATAGTCGCGGTTTCATCAGTACCCGACACCAGGCCGAGCAGACCGAAGATCACGGTACCGACCGCAGCCATACCGAGAGCCCAGAGCATGGGCTCGAAAATCATCTCCATCATGCGCTGACCTCCTTCGCCTTAGCCTCGTTCTTGAGGTGCTGCGCCTTGAGATCGTCGTAGAGGCCAAGCTCCTTGACTTCCTGCAGGGTCGCGGCGGGCAGCTCGTCGGGGTCACCCAGCGGGCCAAGCTCATCTTCGATGGCGTCCATGGCGGCTTCGCGCGAACCGGGCGTCTGCTGGTCGAGCAGCACGACACGCTTCGGCTTGAACAGGTTCGCGGCGACAACCGCTGCCACGACGCAGGCCGCGAGTCCGGTCACGAGCGCGTAAGAGCGCCCGACCGCGGTGCCACCGGTGAGTTCACCGAAGCCCCACTCCGCCAGCAGGTACACCGGCACGGCAATGCCCGCACCGAGGAGGATGGAGGCAAAGAGATGACGGCTGTCGACCGTATCTCCCCACACCTCCAGCAGGTTCTTGTTTTCCAATTCAGGTCCTCTCTTAGCGGGTCAGCGCCGTCGCGACTCGAGATGTCGGGGGTTTGCCTAGGTGTCGGGACAACCAGGCACTCGTTTCAGTCAGAGCGTCGAGATCAATGCCGGTGCGCACACCGAGCCCCTCGAGCATCCAGACAAGGTCATCGGTGGCTAGGTTGCCGGTCGCCGACTTGGCGAACGGGCAACCGCCCACGCCGCCGGCAGCGGCGTCGAACGTGCGCACGCCCTCTTCCAGTCCGGCGTACACGTTGGCCAGCGCCTGCCCATACGTGTCATGCATGTGCAGGGCAATGTTTGATAGCGGAACCTCGGCACCCGTGAGCGCACGCACGACGGTGCGCACGTGGCCGGGGGTGGCAACACCGTTTGTGTCACCCAGCGACAGCGCGGTGATGCCCCACGACTGCATGAGACTCGCGAGACGAACAACGTCGCTCACCGCGACGGCGCCCTCCCACGGGTCGCCGAAAACCATCGACAGGTATCCGCGCACGCGCACGCCATCGGCGAGAGCGCGCTCGACGACGCCTGCGACGGCGTTCTCCATGACCTCGCGGGACGCACCAAGGTTCTGCTGGGAGAACGACTCGGTGACGCTGAGGAACACGGCGATATCGTCAGCACCGGCTTCGCGGGCCATTTCGTAGCCGCGGAGATTTGGAACCAGAACGGGCAGGCGAACGTCAAGGTGCTTGGTGCGCTGGAAGACCTCAGCGGAGTCCGCCATTTGCGGCACCCGGTCAGCGCGCACGAAGCTTCCGGCTTCGATCACCGAGGCGCCGGCTGCGGCCAGGCGCTCGATCAGCTCGACCTTGGTGTCGGCGTTGAGCAGGGTCTTTTCAGCCTGCAGGCCATCGCGCGCGGCGACCTCCCAAATCTCAACCGCATCACCGGCGTTGATCGTGGTGGGCGAGGCGGCCGGCTGCGGGTGAACCGCTGGCAGGCCCAGTTCGCGAACGGTACTCATTTGCCTGAGCGGATGTCGGCGAGAACCGTCTCCGCGACGTCCTGACGGACGGCACGACGCTCAACGAGAATCGCAGCAACGGCGTCAATTTCAGCACCCTCAGCACCGGCGGCAACAGCCACGTTGCGAGCGTGCAGGCCCATGTGGCCACGCTGAATGCCTTCGGCTGCCAGCGCACGAACGGCGGCGACGTTCTGTGCCAGGCCGACAGCGGTGATGACCTCAGCCAGCTCACGCGCCGTGGTCACCTCGGTGATCGCAACGCCCGCGCGAGCGGCCGGGTGCGACTTCGTGGCGCCACCGACGAGACCAACAGCCATCGGCAGTTCCAGCGTCGCGGTGAGGTTGCCATCCTTGTCCTTCTCGAAGCGTGAGAGAGCACGGTACTGACCATCGCGGGCAGCGTACGAGTGCGCACCGGCTTCAACGGCACGAGTGTCGTTGCCCGTCGCGAGCACGGCGGCGGTGATGCCGTTCATGATGCCCTTGTTGTGCGTTGCAGCACGGTACGGGTCGTCGTAGGCGAGGTTGGCGCCGGCGATCATGTTGTCGATGATTTCGGGGCCGCCGACCTCATCGGGGTGGATGGTGAGGCGTGCGCGGGTGATGCGCATGTCAGCCAGGTTCGTCAGGATGCGCAGCAACGAGCGGCCGCCCGCGATATCGGCGAGCCGCGGAGCGATGGCTTCTGCCATGGTGTTCACGGCGTTTGCGCCCATGGCGTCGCCGACGTTGACGACGAGGTGCACAATGAGGTGGTCATCAAGCAGGCCGTGCACGCGACGTACGAGCAGGTCGCGGGCACCGCCGCCAACCTGCACAAGGCGCGGGTCTTGCTCGTTAGCGAGAGCGAGGATTTCATCCTTGTTCTCCAGGATGCGCGCCGACGCACCAGCGGGGTCTGCGACATCCAGTAGCTGCACCTGTGCCTGCATCAATGGTTCCGTCGACGTGGTGACGATGCCACCGAAACGACGCGACATGCGGGCGATGTTGGAGGCGGCGGCGACGACCGAGGGCTCTTCCGTGGCCATCGGAACCAAAACGTCTTTGCCGTTGATCGTGATGTTCGTCGCGATGCCGACCGGGATCTCGATCTTGCCGATCACGTTTTCGATCATGCGATCGGCCTGTTCAAACGACAGGCCTTCGCCAGCGAGCGGGGCGAGTGCGTCGGCGTCGAGACCGACGGCCTCAATGACGGCGTTACGACGCTCGGTGACGGAGAGGTTGCGGAGACCGCTGAGGCGGGATGACTGAGCCACGAGAACTTCCTTTTCTGTGGCAAAAATCGCCACAATTGCCAATCCCACCACCAGGCCTCACTCAGGCATACGTCCAGAGTGGCCACTATTTGTGGGTTGACTATGGCTGATTGACTGCGCGACGTGCACGTTCTATGCGCACCGCAAGCTCGAGACGGAACCGTGCCTCGGGCGCGTCGAGGTCGTCGCCGAGGAGGGTTTTCAGGCGCGCGACCCGCTGTTTAATCGTGTTCAGGTGCGCGTGCTGCGAGCGTGCGACAGCGCTCAGCGACCAGCGCTCGTCGAAGAGGGCGGCGAGGGTGTCAAACAGTTGCGCGTCGCGCCGTTCATCCCACTCCAGCACCGGCTGGAGGGTCTGCTCAACAAACGCGGCGAGGCGCGTCGCATCACCATCAAACAGCAGCGCGTATGGTGCCAACAGTGCCGCATCCATGGTTCCGGTCACAATTCCCAAACCCCGCGCAAGCTGCGCGGCCCGCCACAGCGAACGCGCGCCCGCTGCGGCACTTTCGAGGTTGTTGGCGTCGGTTGCGACGATGAGAGTGACGTCGGATCCGCCCTCGGTGCGGAGCAGATCAGCGACAGCGTCTGGGGATCGGTCACCGGCACTGACGAGCGCCGTCACGCCGCCTGGCGCGGGAGCAGCAAGCCAATCGGAACGGTGGTGCAAGCGCCCGAGGATGCGCCGGCGCTCGTCGCCGCGGCATGGAATCGCAGCGACAACCCAGGGCGCATCGACCGCGAAGCCGCGGGCGGCCGCGCGACGTACCGCGCCGGGGCGGGTGGTGCGTGACTCGATGAGCTCGACCGCAAGTTCGCCGCGCACGCGGTCTTCGGCCTCCAGCATGGCGTTGCGGCGCAACAGGGTGAGGGCCGCGGCGATTGCTGACCGCTCGACCGTACGCTGTTCCATTTCGGTGACGGGTTTGTCGCTTCGGGCAACCAACAGGGCCCCAGGGCGAGCGGGGGCGGCGATGACAGGTGCGACGAGTTCGTACTCCCCCGATTCGATGATCGCGCTGCGCCCCGATTCGGCACCGAGCGCGATTGCCGCTCGCACTTCCGGGTCGAGCGACGGAACCGTGGGGCCGCCGGAAATTACGGCGCCCTGCTCATCGACGAACGTGACGGCGCGGCCGAGCGCGTCGGCGAGCACCCCAACGACCTCATCGGCACCATGCCCGTAGGCAACGAGCCGGGTGAGTTCCACGTGCACAGACGCCGCCCACTCCACCTGGTGCTGACGCTCAGCCGCGATCGCGGTCGCGTCATTGGCCTCTTTGAGAAGCTGCGCCTGATGCAGCACGAGGGCGGCCTGGCTGGCAAACGCGGCGAGTAGCGAGATCTCTTCAGGCCGGAACGCATGCGGCTCACGACTCGCGGCAAAGAGCACGCCGAGCACTCTTCCGTTCACGACAAGCGGGGCGCCAAGCAACGAACGGAGCTGCTCCTCACGCACGATCTCGTCAATCACGTCATCGTGCGGCACGGTCTCCAGCTCGAGATAGTCCTCGACCCACTGTGGATGCTGCGTGCGCACCGCGAGGCTCGCCAGCCCCACCCCGGCCGGAACGACCATCTCCAAGAATCGCGGCGACGTGGTTCCGGTCGCCGCACGCACATACAGCTCGTCCTGCTCGGGCGAATAGACACTGAGGTAGGCAACGTCGACCTCGATGAGGTCATGTGCGCGATCGACGATGCGCTGGAGTAGAAGCTCGGCGTCGGCGATGGCGAGCAGGTCTCGAAGCGACGACGTCAGGGCGCGCAGCTCGGCGCTGCGGGCTCGGAGCCCGGTGACGCGGCGACCGAGTTCGATGAGTTCGTCTGCCGCTTCGGCATCGGCGGGCAGAGCCGCGCGAATGGCGGCGTCATCGAGCGGGGTGCCCTCCGCCAGCACACGCAAAACACCGGCCAAATCAGTCATGGGTCTATTGTCTCGCGCCCGCGACGGGCGGCGGTCACCGTCGGTGCGAAATCGGTCACCGCGACTGCAAGCTCGGTAGCCCCTTTTGCGATCGCGAAGTGGCCCGGACAAAACCTCTCGGCTCGAGACGAGGTGCCGAGGCACCACGCTTCGTGTCGCGGCTCTGATCGGACGACCGGGGCTAGCCTGAATCTATGAGCGAGGCGTGGGACGGGCATGACCGTGGCTCGCGCGGCTATCGTCTGCTCATCTTGGCGCTATTTGCCGCGGGAGTCGCGACGTTTTCGCAGCTGTACTCGGTGCAGGGTGTTCTCCCCGAGCTCGCCGCCGATCAGGAGGTGAGCGAAGCCACCGCCGCCCTCGCCGTCTCGTCGGCGACGTTGGGCCTGGCCGTCGCTGTCATCCCGTGGTCACGCATGGCCGACCGGCGGGGTCGGCGCTACACAATGCGGGTTGCCATCACCGCGGCCGTGGTTCTCGGCCTCATCGTTCCGTTCTCCCCCACGTTTGAAGCTTTGCTCGCGCTGAGGTTCATCGAGGGTGCGGCTCTCGGCGGTATCCCCGCCATCGCTCTCGCCTACCTCGCAGAAGAGATCTCACCCCGCGCTGCAGCCATTGCCAGCGGCACATACATCTCCGGCACCTCCCTGGGCGGCCTCGCTGGCCGCATCATTTCAGGCCCACTGAGTGAGGTTGCCACGTGGCGAGTGGGCACACTCGTGGTCTCGATCATCGCCGCCGTCGCCGGCGTCATGTTCTTTCTCCTTGCCCCGGCACCGCGCGGATTCGAGCCCGTCCTCCGTGGTTCCGCCCGCGACATTCCGCTCGGGCGCAAAATCATGACATGCCTGCGCGATTCGCGATTGGTCGCACTTTTCGCACAGGGCGGCCTCTTGATGGGTAGCTTCGTCGCGGTGTACAACTACCTCGGGTTTCGACTGCAGGCGCCACCGTTTCTCATCCCGGCGACGATTTCGTCTTTCCTGTTTCTTGCGTACCTCTCGGGCACGTGGTCATCGGCGCAGTCCGGCCGCTTGGCTGCACGCGTCGGGCGTTACCGCGTGCTGATCGGCGCATCGGGGCTCATGATAGTGGGCCTGGCCATCACGATCGCCGACTCGATCATCGCGGTGATCGCTGGCCTCCTCATCTTCACCGCAGGATTTTTCGCGGCCCATGCCATCGCCTCGGGATGGATTCCGGCGATTGCCCACACCGGCCGGGCGCAGGCCTCCAGCCTCTACAACCTCGCGTACTACGGCGGCTCGAGCTTGTTCGGCTGGGCTGTCGGCCTGGCATTCCAGCCGTGGGGCTGGCTCGGCGTCGCCGCCACCGTCGGCGCACTCATTCTGCTCGCGATGCTCATCGCCGCCTTCGGACTCGGCCGCGATGCCACCGGCCGCGCCGCCCGCACCGCTCTCTGACGCGCGATCAGGAAAGGTGCCCGGTTCGCGACTGCGAAAACAAGTTGCCGAAACCCCTTGCGGATTCGTCCGGTTATATGGTTAGTTAGTCGAGTAACTAACCAACCAAGTGGAGGTGATCGTGATCGAAGAAGGTAAGCCACTGTTTCTTCAGATCGCGGAGCAGGTCGAAGACTCGATCGTCGATGGCTCACTCGCTGAAGAAGCACAAGCCCCCTCCACGAACGAACTCGCCGCGTTCTATCGCATCAACCCGGCGACCGCAGCGAAGGGAGTGAACATGCTCGTTGACAAGGGAGTCCTGTACAAGCGCCGAGGCATCGGCATGTTCGTCGCCTCCGGAGCGCGAGAGCAACTCCTCACCGAACGCCGAGGCATCTTCGCAGACCGCTTCGTCGATCCACTCCTGGTTGAAGCCCGCAAGCTCGGGCTCACCGCAGAAGACTTGGCCGCTCTCATTCGAGACCGTGCCGCACAGACAGAAGGGGAAAACTGATGACAACCGTTGTCGAAGTCAAGAACCTCACCAAGCGATACCGCACCACCACCGCGGTAGAGAAGGTGAGTTTCACGCTGGAAAAGGACACCATTTACGGCCTGCTCGGACGCAACGGCGCAGGTAAGACCACGGTGATGTCCATCCTCACCGCGCAGAACTTCGCCACCTCTGGCGAGGTGCGCATTTTCGGTGAAGAACCGTACGAAAACGCGAAGGTCCTGAGTCGCATGTGCTTCGTGCGCGAGAGCCAGCGCTACCCCGACGGATGGCGTGCACGCAACGCCCTTCAGGCCGCATCGCTCATATTCCCGAATTGGAATGAGGAGCTTGCGCAGCGTCTGATCGCCGACTTCCAACTCCCCCTTGACCGGGACATCAAGAAGGTTTCGCGTGGTCAGCTGTCGGCGATCGGCGTCATCATCGGCATCGCATCACGCGCCGAGATCACGTTCTTCGACGAGCCGTACCTGGGGCTGGACGCCGTCGCGCGCCAGATCTTCTACGACCGACTGCTGGAGGATTACACAGAACACCCGCGCACCATCATCCTCTCTAGCCACCTGATCGACGAGGTCGCCAACCTCATCGAACGTGTGCTGGTGATCGATGCAGGCACGATCATCATGGATGAGTCCACCGATGACGTCCGCGACCGCGCCACCGCCATCGTCGGCGATCGCACCGCCGTCGAAGCGTTCGCCGCTGGCCGCGAAGTGCTGCATCGGGAATCACTCGGTAACGTCACCAGCCTCACCGTGCTCGGTCACATCGCGCCGCATGAGCGCGCCCAGCTCGCAGCCACCGGCATTGAGCTCGCCCCCGTTTCTCTGCAACAACTCATTGTGCGCCTGACCCAGGCCGCAGCCGAGTCGAAGGAGGTCGCACGATGAGTCGCATCGGCACCGTCACCCGCATGCAGTTTGTGAACCGCTGGACATTCATCTGGATTCCGCTGATCATCCTCGGTGGCACGTTCATCATCACGCTGCTCATCCATTGGATGATTCCGACCGACGAGCCTAAGTTCGGCGGTGGCGCCCAGGCTCCGATGTGGTACATGCTGAGCGCGGGCGTCATGGCCATGGCCGCAACGTTTCCGTTCTCGCAGGCCATGAGCATCACGCGTCGCGAGTTTTACATCGGAACCATGACGGCTGGCGCAATCACCTCCGGCATCATGGCTGTCGTGTTCGTCATCGGCGGGCTGCTTGAAGACGCCACCAACGGGTGGAGCTTCAATAGCTACTTCTTCCGTCTGGATTGGCTGTGGCACGCCGGCCCCGTGATTGCCGGGATCTTCTACTTCGCCCTCACGATGTTGTTGTTTTCGATGGGCCTCTTCTTCGCAACGGTGTACCGCCGCTGGGGAGCACCCGCATTGACGGTCGGGCTCGTCGGTCTTGGTCTCGTGCTTGTGGGCGTGGTGTTCTTGATCACGAAGTTTGAACTCTGGGGAAGCGTCGCCGGGTTCTTCATGAGCGCGGGAGTCACCGGCCTCACCTTCATGCTGCTGGGTCTCACCGTCGTGTTTGCAACGGCGGCCTACCTGCCGCTACGACGCGCAACTCCGTAGCACCTGCAGAAGCCCTCGGAACCATCTCCAGGTTCCGAGGGCTTCTCGCGTGAATGCGGAACCTTTCATCTCGCGGGGCGAGGATGCGGGG is a window from the Microbacterium sp. NC79 genome containing:
- a CDS encoding hydroxymethylglutaryl-CoA lyase; the encoded protein is MSTVRELGLPAVHPQPAASPTTINAGDAVEIWEVAARDGLQAEKTLLNADTKVELIERLAAAGASVIEAGSFVRADRVPQMADSAEVFQRTKHLDVRLPVLVPNLRGYEMAREAGADDIAVFLSVTESFSQQNLGASREVMENAVAGVVERALADGVRVRGYLSMVFGDPWEGAVAVSDVVRLASLMQSWGITALSLGDTNGVATPGHVRTVVRALTGAEVPLSNIALHMHDTYGQALANVYAGLEEGVRTFDAAAGGVGGCPFAKSATGNLATDDLVWMLEGLGVRTGIDLDALTETSAWLSRHLGKPPTSRVATALTR
- a CDS encoding MFS transporter; this encodes MSEAWDGHDRGSRGYRLLILALFAAGVATFSQLYSVQGVLPELAADQEVSEATAALAVSSATLGLAVAVIPWSRMADRRGRRYTMRVAITAAVVLGLIVPFSPTFEALLALRFIEGAALGGIPAIALAYLAEEISPRAAAIASGTYISGTSLGGLAGRIISGPLSEVATWRVGTLVVSIIAAVAGVMFFLLAPAPRGFEPVLRGSARDIPLGRKIMTCLRDSRLVALFAQGGLLMGSFVAVYNYLGFRLQAPPFLIPATISSFLFLAYLSGTWSSAQSGRLAARVGRYRVLIGASGLMIVGLAITIADSIIAVIAGLLIFTAGFFAAHAIASGWIPAIAHTGRAQASSLYNLAYYGGSSLFGWAVGLAFQPWGWLGVAATVGALILLAMLIAAFGLGRDATGRAARTAL
- a CDS encoding GAF domain-containing protein, with translation MTDLAGVLRVLAEGTPLDDAAIRAALPADAEAADELIELGRRVTGLRARSAELRALTSSLRDLLAIADAELLLQRIVDRAHDLIEVDVAYLSVYSPEQDELYVRAATGTTSPRFLEMVVPAGVGLASLAVRTQHPQWVEDYLELETVPHDDVIDEIVREEQLRSLLGAPLVVNGRVLGVLFAASREPHAFRPEEISLLAAFASQAALVLHQAQLLKEANDATAIAAERQHQVEWAASVHVELTRLVAYGHGADEVVGVLADALGRAVTFVDEQGAVISGGPTVPSLDPEVRAAIALGAESGRSAIIESGEYELVAPVIAAPARPGALLVARSDKPVTEMEQRTVERSAIAAALTLLRRNAMLEAEDRVRGELAVELIESRTTRPGAVRRAAARGFAVDAPWVVAAIPCRGDERRRILGRLHHRSDWLAAPAPGGVTALVSAGDRSPDAVADLLRTEGGSDVTLIVATDANNLESAAAGARSLWRAAQLARGLGIVTGTMDAALLAPYALLFDGDATRLAAFVEQTLQPVLEWDERRDAQLFDTLAALFDERWSLSAVARSQHAHLNTIKQRVARLKTLLGDDLDAPEARFRLELAVRIERARRAVNQP
- a CDS encoding GntR family transcriptional regulator; the encoded protein is MIEEGKPLFLQIAEQVEDSIVDGSLAEEAQAPSTNELAAFYRINPATAAKGVNMLVDKGVLYKRRGIGMFVASGAREQLLTERRGIFADRFVDPLLVEARKLGLTAEDLAALIRDRAAQTEGEN
- a CDS encoding tripartite tricarboxylate transporter permease, with the protein product MMEMIFEPMLWALGMAAVGTVIFGLLGLVSGTDETATIAPLTLMVILLGVPPVGVFAFFMSAITAKHITHAIPTTLLGIPGDTLAAPLLRDAQMLRELGVPHIALRKAISGGVLAAIIAVPMAVLFAMILTPFSDVISAIAPWLFLAAAILIAVLSKGRWAALIALIPFVLIVVGLQGWATGVLGKGLSISFFLGIAIGPLIADLVLASSPGGRKLLKRDKPREFELAGDVRTWKGRMPNPLKVLDRGQIGGTAGAAVISSATFVFSPVAMTVLMGETFGGRVKNGYRRLTTMMAVKNGTTESTYIAETLIPLIAIGLPLSPMAAGPANPLFNAPPVFTIDAETGATNNLHDMLNPWQFLIFGLIAVLIAVLITYPFAMTQAHRAAKWIMTKVSHEAIIGAFAGLIAVICLYEGGIIALLVALTIGLVGGLLNKLFQMHTGVQFMGYYVAALSVPAIAALFA
- a CDS encoding ABC transporter ATP-binding protein, encoding MTTVVEVKNLTKRYRTTTAVEKVSFTLEKDTIYGLLGRNGAGKTTVMSILTAQNFATSGEVRIFGEEPYENAKVLSRMCFVRESQRYPDGWRARNALQAASLIFPNWNEELAQRLIADFQLPLDRDIKKVSRGQLSAIGVIIGIASRAEITFFDEPYLGLDAVARQIFYDRLLEDYTEHPRTIILSSHLIDEVANLIERVLVIDAGTIIMDESTDDVRDRATAIVGDRTAVEAFAAGREVLHRESLGNVTSLTVLGHIAPHERAQLAATGIELAPVSLQQLIVRLTQAAAESKEVAR
- a CDS encoding hydroxymethylglutaryl-CoA reductase, degradative; translation: MAQSSRLSGLRNLSVTERRNAVIEAVGLDADALAPLAGEGLSFEQADRMIENVIGKIEIPVGIATNITINGKDVLVPMATEEPSVVAAASNIARMSRRFGGIVTTSTEPLMQAQVQLLDVADPAGASARILENKDEILALANEQDPRLVQVGGGARDLLVRRVHGLLDDHLIVHLVVNVGDAMGANAVNTMAEAIAPRLADIAGGRSLLRILTNLADMRITRARLTIHPDEVGGPEIIDNMIAGANLAYDDPYRAATHNKGIMNGITAAVLATGNDTRAVEAGAHSYAARDGQYRALSRFEKDKDGNLTATLELPMAVGLVGGATKSHPAARAGVAITEVTTARELAEVITAVGLAQNVAAVRALAAEGIQRGHMGLHARNVAVAAGAEGAEIDAVAAILVERRAVRQDVAETVLADIRSGK